From the genome of Streptomyces sp. V1I1, one region includes:
- a CDS encoding right-handed parallel beta-helix repeat-containing protein, giving the protein MSRQVLTVGPGDRDRYRTIGEALAAARTGALISVRPGTYAENLVINTRVTLTAAEGRGTVEIRPRSGSVIALRADAVMLSELTLRGGDAELPAVDVRRGQAALDGCEVVGAAWTAMLAGGTGSLALRECRVSNPQGAGIVVTSTTPTTVESCTFEHLGTSGLVIAEQGEARIRGCTVRDARGNGLLANGEARGTVEDCDISSTDKPSIALEQNCSLSVVRTVVHDTSTGVHLSSGGRTTLEDVRVTGASGNGITLAQGTDPVLRRCRVSRTRGHGVLVTDRARGTFEDCWVDGAQGAALRVAGAASPALTGLTVRDCDQTGLLLEEDSAPELDHLEVIGGSPAIAVRGGANPLLRRARLVEPSGDGISTAKDARGRVEDCEIVRPKGAGVRVASGSTLYLAGGGVSDTATSGLVVEDGGNVTVRDFRVEISGEEGVVVATGGELTANRTAVHAPKGHGFLLREGALASLSGCEVSGGAQDGFRVESTAPVSLVNCLARENEGGGLVQTEPGDRLAVEGLNSTGNGKRDAWGSGSAENTDPAGSGAADAPPPDRADGPLGALNALIGLENVKQQVRTLVNLTQLAQRREQLGMSAPPMSRHLIFAGPPGTGKTTVARLYGAILAELGSLRSGHLVEVSRADLVAQVVGGTAIKTTETFQRALGGVLFIDEAYTLASDSGNGGADFGREAVDTLLKLMEDHRDDVVVVAAGYSREMESFLGSNPGLASRFSRTVEFENYSVPELVAIMENMCAQHQYELGEGTAAALAAHFEAMPRDSGFGNGRAARGVFEEMVDRQAVRLATLQQVGEHDLRLLLPEDVSATAATKAAETAAPADDPLTRLGDMIGLAEVKREVADLVNLITTARHRAAAGLPVPSLSNHLVFTGPPGTGKTTVARLYGEILTQLGILDRGQLIEAARADLVGRYIGHTAQLTREVFERARGGVLFIDEAYTLTPRGGGADFGQEAVDTLLKLMEDHRDEVVVIVAGYTDEMERFLASNPGLSSRFPRRISFADYSSEELVTIVRAQASSMGYECGAGTGPLLKEYFDSLSRDRSFGNARLARQVVESMVTRQAGRLSSLATPTLDDLRILLPEDVVSAAPKAAPR; this is encoded by the coding sequence GTGTCGCGCCAGGTACTGACCGTCGGTCCGGGGGACCGGGACCGCTACCGGACGATCGGTGAGGCACTCGCGGCCGCCCGTACCGGCGCACTCATCAGCGTCCGGCCCGGGACATACGCGGAGAACCTGGTGATCAACACCAGGGTCACCCTCACCGCCGCCGAAGGGCGGGGGACGGTGGAGATCCGCCCGCGCTCGGGCAGCGTGATCGCGCTGCGCGCCGACGCCGTGATGCTCTCCGAACTGACTCTGCGCGGCGGCGACGCCGAACTGCCGGCCGTGGACGTGCGGCGCGGGCAGGCCGCCCTCGACGGCTGTGAGGTCGTCGGCGCCGCCTGGACCGCGATGCTGGCCGGCGGAACGGGTTCACTCGCGCTGCGGGAGTGCCGGGTGAGCAACCCGCAGGGCGCGGGCATCGTGGTCACCTCGACCACGCCAACCACCGTGGAGTCCTGCACCTTCGAACACCTGGGCACCAGCGGCCTGGTCATCGCGGAGCAGGGCGAGGCACGCATCCGCGGTTGCACGGTCCGCGACGCCCGCGGCAACGGCCTGCTCGCCAACGGCGAGGCCCGCGGCACCGTCGAGGACTGCGACATCTCCTCCACCGACAAACCCTCCATCGCCCTGGAGCAGAACTGCTCCCTCTCGGTGGTCCGCACCGTGGTGCACGACACCAGCACCGGCGTGCACCTGAGCAGCGGGGGCCGTACGACGCTGGAGGACGTCCGCGTCACCGGAGCGTCCGGGAACGGCATCACACTGGCCCAGGGCACCGACCCGGTACTGCGCCGCTGCCGCGTCTCGCGTACGCGCGGCCACGGCGTGCTCGTCACCGACCGGGCGCGCGGCACCTTCGAGGACTGCTGGGTGGACGGCGCGCAGGGCGCGGCGCTGCGGGTCGCGGGAGCCGCCTCCCCGGCCCTGACCGGCCTGACGGTCCGCGACTGCGACCAGACCGGGCTGCTCCTGGAGGAGGACTCGGCGCCGGAGCTGGACCACCTCGAGGTGATCGGCGGCTCGCCCGCGATCGCGGTGCGCGGCGGTGCCAACCCGCTGCTGCGACGGGCCCGGCTGGTGGAACCCTCCGGTGACGGCATCTCAACCGCCAAGGACGCCCGCGGCCGCGTAGAGGACTGCGAGATCGTCCGGCCGAAGGGCGCGGGTGTACGCGTCGCCTCCGGCAGCACCCTCTACCTGGCCGGTGGCGGGGTCTCCGACACGGCCACCAGCGGTCTGGTCGTGGAGGACGGCGGCAACGTCACCGTCCGCGACTTCCGCGTCGAGATATCCGGCGAGGAGGGTGTGGTCGTCGCCACGGGCGGCGAGCTGACCGCCAACCGCACCGCGGTGCACGCCCCCAAGGGCCACGGTTTCCTCCTCCGCGAGGGCGCGCTCGCCTCGCTCAGCGGCTGCGAGGTCTCCGGCGGCGCCCAGGACGGCTTTCGGGTGGAGTCCACCGCGCCGGTGTCCCTCGTGAACTGCCTCGCCCGGGAGAACGAGGGCGGCGGCCTGGTGCAGACCGAGCCCGGCGACCGGCTGGCCGTTGAGGGCCTGAACAGCACCGGCAACGGCAAGCGGGACGCGTGGGGCAGCGGCAGCGCCGAGAACACCGACCCGGCCGGCTCCGGCGCCGCGGACGCGCCCCCGCCGGACCGCGCGGACGGCCCGCTCGGCGCCCTGAACGCGCTGATCGGCCTGGAGAACGTCAAGCAGCAGGTGCGCACCCTGGTCAACCTGACGCAGCTCGCCCAGCGCCGCGAACAACTCGGCATGTCGGCCCCGCCGATGAGCCGGCACCTGATCTTCGCCGGTCCGCCCGGCACCGGTAAGACCACCGTCGCCCGCCTGTACGGGGCGATCCTCGCCGAACTGGGTTCGCTGCGCAGCGGGCACCTGGTGGAGGTCTCCCGAGCCGACCTGGTCGCGCAGGTCGTCGGCGGTACCGCGATCAAGACCACCGAGACCTTCCAACGGGCGCTCGGCGGTGTGCTGTTCATCGACGAGGCGTACACGCTCGCCTCGGACAGCGGCAATGGCGGCGCCGACTTCGGCCGTGAGGCGGTGGACACCCTGCTGAAGCTGATGGAGGACCACCGCGACGACGTGGTGGTGGTCGCGGCCGGCTACTCCCGCGAGATGGAGTCCTTCCTCGGCTCCAACCCCGGCTTGGCTTCCCGCTTTTCGCGGACCGTCGAGTTCGAGAACTACTCGGTGCCCGAACTGGTCGCGATCATGGAGAACATGTGCGCCCAGCACCAGTACGAGCTGGGCGAGGGCACCGCGGCGGCGCTGGCCGCGCACTTCGAGGCGATGCCTCGGGACAGCGGCTTCGGCAACGGCCGTGCCGCACGCGGGGTGTTCGAGGAGATGGTGGACAGACAGGCGGTCCGGCTCGCCACCCTGCAGCAGGTCGGTGAGCACGACCTGCGGCTGCTGCTGCCGGAGGACGTCTCCGCCACCGCCGCCACGAAGGCCGCCGAGACCGCGGCCCCGGCCGACGACCCGCTGACCCGCCTCGGCGACATGATCGGCCTGGCCGAGGTGAAGCGCGAGGTCGCGGACCTGGTCAACCTCATCACCACCGCCCGCCACCGTGCCGCCGCCGGGCTGCCGGTGCCCTCCCTCAGCAACCACCTGGTCTTCACCGGCCCGCCCGGTACGGGCAAGACCACCGTCGCCCGCCTCTACGGGGAGATCCTGACCCAGCTCGGCATCCTCGACCGGGGCCAGCTGATCGAGGCGGCCCGCGCCGACCTGGTCGGCCGCTACATCGGCCACACCGCCCAGCTGACCCGCGAGGTCTTCGAACGGGCCCGCGGCGGCGTGCTGTTCATCGACGAGGCGTACACCCTCACCCCGCGCGGCGGCGGCGCCGACTTCGGCCAGGAGGCCGTGGACACCCTGCTGAAGCTGATGGAGGACCACCGCGACGAGGTGGTCGTCATCGTCGCCGGCTACACGGACGAGATGGAGCGCTTCCTCGCCTCCAACCCGGGCCTGTCCTCCCGCTTCCCGCGCCGGATCTCCTTCGCGGACTACTCCTCAGAGGAACTGGTCACCATCGTGCGGGCCCAGGCCTCGAGCATGGGCTACGAGTGCGGAGCCGGCACCGGCCCGCTGCTCAAGGAGTACTTCGACTCGCTGTCCCGGGACCGCTCCTTCGGCAACGCCCGCCTGGCCCGTCAGGTGGTCGAGTCGATGGTCACCCGCCAGGCGGGGCGGCTCAGTTCACTGGCCACACCCACTCTGGACGACCTGCGCATCCTGCTCCCCGAGGACGTCGTGTCCGCGGCACCGAAGGCGGCTCCCCGATGA
- a CDS encoding S8 family serine peptidase, translating to MTMPARGVARLLSGTGLAAALLLPTAVPAQAAPPSRLPAADGKKGQELPGMPSALDPDADAVTCTPASREKAKKQDWSRQRLDLDRLHQYSTGAGVTVALIDTGVVPGAAGLSGRVTAEGTAADDCVGHGTFMAGLIAGTGDGGSLLTGVAPGAKILALRGTDQRGQASADLVTQALREATEAGADVIAVAAALPRRDAELTRAVADARREGALVVAAATPDPPRGGTDEIPSRTYWPAGEPGVLSVADMLPGGVRPDNSLATSGIDLAAPGAGVVSGGPRGDGHYLGAGASVATAYAAGAAAAVRAVRPDDSPDAVARRLTATAYPADIPQLDPYAAVTTVLGDSGTAAGAERAADPVAVRDTSAADRATDRATHFVLLGTAGVLAILWAAFALPRARARGWRPAGAGGTDKD from the coding sequence ATGACGATGCCCGCCCGCGGGGTGGCCCGCCTGCTGTCCGGCACCGGACTCGCCGCCGCGCTGCTGCTGCCCACGGCCGTCCCGGCCCAGGCGGCACCCCCGTCGCGCCTGCCGGCGGCCGACGGGAAGAAGGGCCAGGAACTGCCCGGCATGCCCTCCGCGCTCGATCCGGACGCGGATGCGGTCACCTGCACCCCCGCGTCCCGCGAGAAGGCGAAGAAGCAGGACTGGTCGCGCCAGCGCCTCGACCTGGACCGGCTGCACCAGTACAGCACCGGCGCGGGCGTGACCGTCGCCCTGATCGACACCGGTGTCGTCCCGGGCGCCGCCGGGCTCAGCGGCAGGGTCACCGCCGAGGGCACGGCCGCCGACGACTGCGTCGGTCACGGAACCTTCATGGCCGGGCTGATCGCCGGGACCGGCGACGGCGGCTCGCTTCTGACCGGTGTCGCCCCGGGCGCGAAGATCCTGGCCCTGCGCGGTACCGACCAGCGCGGTCAGGCGAGCGCCGACCTCGTCACGCAGGCGCTGCGCGAGGCGACCGAGGCCGGAGCCGACGTCATCGCCGTCGCGGCGGCCCTGCCGCGTCGTGACGCGGAACTGACCCGTGCGGTCGCCGACGCCCGCCGTGAGGGCGCGCTGGTGGTCGCCGCGGCCACCCCGGACCCGCCCCGGGGCGGCACCGACGAAATCCCGTCGCGCACCTACTGGCCGGCCGGTGAACCCGGGGTCCTCTCGGTCGCCGACATGCTTCCCGGCGGTGTCCGCCCGGACAACTCCCTGGCCACCAGCGGCATCGATCTGGCCGCCCCCGGCGCCGGGGTGGTCTCCGGCGGCCCGCGCGGCGACGGCCACTACCTCGGCGCCGGAGCCTCGGTGGCCACCGCCTACGCCGCAGGGGCCGCCGCGGCAGTCCGTGCCGTCCGGCCCGACGACTCGCCCGACGCCGTCGCGCGCCGTCTCACCGCCACCGCCTACCCCGCCGACATCCCCCAGCTGGACCCGTACGCCGCCGTCACCACGGTCCTCGGCGACTCGGGTACGGCTGCCGGTGCCGAGCGCGCCGCGGACCCCGTGGCCGTCCGCGACACCTCGGCCGCCGACCGCGCCACCGACCGAGCCACGCATTTCGTCCTCCTCGGCACCGCAGGCGTCCTCGCCATCCTGTGGGCGGCCTTCGCCCTCCCCAGGGCCCGCGCCCGGGGCTGGCGTCCGGCGGGAGCGGGCGGCACGGACAAGGACTGA
- a CDS encoding type VII secretion system-associated protein, with the protein MRPGERQEGRHDALSVAPDGSGPTAASEPVVADITETTKFADTPEIPEAVRAAARRAPGHWIGVVDPEWTEERTPPEWAVLGEWQSDEDGGVGDYRANPAYRPSARVLGWPEPSDPVDAAAQRAATGYGSVDEALAALAEAEITVVRGPDGGPLTATGLDGAPVVLLFTSPVHEFMSAALRHDTLPARELARSLSDSGTRLLANAGAAAPLLVPADSLLDPVRVPGAEGAPAAEAVTVESSGGLSGSADRTGPAAAARTDSSPEPWPHTTGRTT; encoded by the coding sequence ATGCGGCCCGGAGAACGGCAAGAGGGCAGGCATGATGCCTTGTCCGTGGCGCCTGACGGCTCCGGCCCGACCGCCGCTTCCGAGCCAGTCGTTGCCGACATCACCGAGACCACCAAATTCGCGGACACGCCCGAGATACCCGAGGCCGTGCGGGCCGCCGCCCGCCGGGCGCCGGGGCACTGGATCGGCGTCGTCGACCCGGAGTGGACCGAGGAGCGGACGCCGCCGGAGTGGGCGGTGCTGGGGGAGTGGCAGTCGGACGAGGACGGGGGCGTGGGGGACTACCGCGCCAACCCGGCGTACCGGCCCTCGGCCCGGGTGCTCGGCTGGCCGGAGCCCAGCGACCCGGTGGACGCGGCGGCGCAGCGTGCCGCCACCGGTTACGGCTCGGTGGACGAGGCGCTCGCGGCGCTCGCGGAGGCGGAGATCACAGTGGTGCGCGGGCCGGACGGCGGGCCGCTCACGGCCACCGGCCTGGACGGGGCACCGGTGGTGCTGTTGTTCACCTCGCCGGTACACGAGTTCATGTCCGCGGCACTTCGACATGACACGCTTCCCGCACGCGAGTTGGCCCGTTCACTGAGTGATTCGGGCACCCGGTTGCTGGCGAACGCCGGAGCCGCGGCCCCCTTGCTCGTCCCGGCGGACAGTCTTCTCGATCCCGTACGTGTGCCGGGTGCCGAGGGGGCGCCCGCAGCAGAGGCCGTGACGGTGGAGAGCTCCGGCGGCCTCTCCGGCTCGGCGGACCGTACCGGCCCTGCGGCCGCGGCCCGGACCGACAGCTCTCCTGAACCCTGGCCCCACACCACAGGGAGGACCACGTGA
- a CDS encoding ricin-type beta-trefoil lectin domain protein gives MTPSAPQPPTSPSAEPGSDGEETAATGAVAEPAPKTEPNSEPAEAKSGAEAGTKLAAAEETAAQGSTTEPEGGASSETGTNSETGASSETGTNSETGTNSESRAGSETGTSSESGAASGSQSEAEGDPGAAAAAKSRLPAFVRTMTVTAIDRPQQQAGPVGRPGRAVLAGAAVAGALLVSVPFMMLGGNDDKDRRGPASEGTVLGGNAQDAPGEFAATTPDTGSSGDGKKDPDQQGKQKEPVKEASASAPVKGGDKGEDRPKDAGEKDQPEKQSGGKQSDGRKDQPAKAGSGVTLSAPVSLRSHLSGRCIDVPGGDFSDGKQLFVWDCNNGPAQKWQFASDGTVRINGKCLDVANANYNDGTPIQIAWCSGNAAQKFVLNASHDLVNTVVGKCVDIKDNNRGSGAWLQLWSCAGTDNQKWSV, from the coding sequence GTGACACCATCGGCCCCACAACCCCCCACATCCCCGAGTGCCGAGCCCGGTTCCGACGGCGAGGAGACGGCCGCGACCGGAGCCGTCGCCGAGCCCGCACCCAAGACCGAGCCCAACTCTGAGCCCGCGGAGGCGAAGAGCGGAGCCGAGGCCGGTACGAAACTTGCCGCGGCCGAGGAGACGGCCGCACAGGGCAGCACCACCGAGCCCGAAGGCGGCGCCAGCTCCGAGACCGGCACCAACTCTGAGACCGGCGCCAGCTCCGAGACCGGCACCAACTCTGAGACCGGCACCAACTCCGAGAGCCGAGCCGGCTCCGAGACCGGCACCAGCTCCGAGAGCGGGGCGGCCTCCGGCAGTCAGTCCGAAGCCGAAGGCGACCCCGGTGCCGCCGCGGCCGCCAAGAGCCGGCTGCCAGCGTTCGTACGGACCATGACTGTGACCGCGATCGACCGGCCGCAGCAGCAGGCCGGACCGGTGGGGCGGCCGGGTAGGGCGGTGCTGGCCGGGGCCGCGGTCGCGGGGGCGCTGCTCGTGTCGGTGCCGTTCATGATGCTCGGCGGGAACGACGACAAGGACCGCAGGGGGCCGGCGTCGGAGGGAACAGTGCTCGGCGGGAACGCGCAGGACGCACCGGGCGAGTTCGCTGCGACCACGCCCGACACCGGTTCCTCCGGCGACGGCAAGAAGGACCCCGACCAGCAGGGCAAGCAGAAGGAGCCGGTGAAAGAGGCTTCCGCGTCCGCCCCGGTGAAGGGCGGGGACAAGGGCGAGGACCGGCCGAAGGACGCCGGTGAGAAGGACCAGCCGGAGAAACAGAGCGGCGGGAAGCAGTCCGACGGCCGCAAGGACCAGCCCGCGAAGGCCGGTTCGGGCGTGACTCTCAGTGCCCCCGTCTCCCTGCGCAGTCACCTCTCGGGCCGTTGCATCGACGTACCGGGCGGCGACTTCAGCGACGGCAAGCAGCTGTTCGTGTGGGACTGCAACAACGGCCCCGCACAGAAGTGGCAGTTCGCCTCCGACGGCACCGTCCGCATCAACGGCAAGTGCCTGGACGTGGCCAACGCGAACTACAACGACGGCACCCCCATCCAGATCGCCTGGTGCAGTGGCAACGCCGCCCAGAAGTTCGTCCTGAACGCCAGCCACGACCTGGTCAACACCGTTGTCGGCAAGTGCGTCGACATCAAGGACAACAACCGGGGCAGCGGGGCCTGGCTGCAGCTGTGGAGCTGCGCGGGGACCGACAACCAGAAGTGGAGCGTCTGA
- the eccCa gene encoding type VII secretion protein EccCa, protein MPEGQLTLQEPPVLAETVPDTSAIWTYLPMALMSVSMMLMFLRPGGGNGVFMYLAMGVMALSAGAMLLGQLMRRSSERKQRLKGERRDYLRYLAQTRKRVRATIVEQQRALAWRHPDPASLRSLARTSRLWERRPTDEDFGEARLAVGEQQLALTLQPVSTRPVEDLEPLCAHALRRFIRAYSTVPEQPLGLYLRSSARILLRPEETPGRATAEPVVPPAGEPGGARAEGGAPVEDPTDAVRALVRAALGQLAVFHAPEELWIAVCVSDERRPDWEWVKWLPHALHPHEEDGAGQVRRITADLTELDDLLGAEFAERPGFDADARPGRDEPYTVVVLDGVTVPEGHRWEGHGYRNAVVLDVSGALRWRPGRNTLRLTVGPDRVSLVRTDRSRKERSVPLGRPDRLGPLAAESLARLLTSRRISLGTDIAQPLDSDVELTTLLGIPDLHRHDPATLFARHTGAARLRVPVAVGVDGRPVELDIKESAQGGMGPHGMLIGATGSGKSELLRTLVLGLALTNSSETLNFVLVDFKGGATFLGLEELPHTSAVITNLADEVALVERMQDALHGELMRRQELLRSAGNYTSALEYERARAAGADLIPLPSLFVVVDEFSELLSTHREFMDLFVMIGRLGRSLGVHLLLASQRLDEGRMHHLESHLSYRVGLRTFSAMESRGVLGVPDAYELPAQPGSGYLKSGVESLTRFRAAYSSGTYRRRTGAVVQARVASQVVPWTSGWVVPRTLEAAPEPEPETEESEEDEETLLAVALDRLRDSGPAAHQVWLPPLDEPSPLDALLPGIAPDPERGLTATGWSGTGKLRVPVGLVDKPFEQRRDPLIVDLSGAGGHVAIAGGSQSGKSTLTRTLIGALALTHTPAEIQFYCLDFGGGGLSQLAALPHVGGVAARLNPERVHRAVAEVMTLLARREQFFVDHTIDSMQSYRRRRAAGEFPDEPFGDVFMVVDGWSTVRQDYDDLIPKFNELAARGLNYGIHLLITTTRWVELSAQVRDQSATRLELRMGDPMDSEIDTRKARSVPRSGGRGITADSKMHFLAGLPRLDGSGSLEDLGEGVAHLVTEVARHWSGAPAPQVRMLPHRLPLAELPAPESTEGGGMRLPLGIDQDALEPVWHDFSRTPHLIVVGDTESGKTNLLRGITAGITARYSPAEAKIIVVDYRRTLVDTVPEEYRIGHVISLDNLKETIEGAARAMKTRVPGADIAPSRMRKCDWWTGPRLFILIDDYDMVSGSSFQSPMEPLFEYLTLGFEMGLHLVVARSAMGAGRGLSDGLIRRLDEANNPAVLLSCPPTEGRLFGNAKPRNLPPGRALHIARRRAKLMQTALVEEPQGQAD, encoded by the coding sequence ATGCCCGAGGGTCAATTGACCCTTCAGGAGCCACCGGTCCTCGCCGAGACCGTGCCCGACACCTCGGCGATATGGACCTATTTGCCGATGGCGCTGATGTCGGTGTCCATGATGCTGATGTTCCTGCGCCCCGGCGGCGGGAACGGCGTCTTCATGTATCTGGCGATGGGCGTCATGGCGCTCTCCGCCGGTGCCATGCTGCTGGGGCAGCTGATGCGCCGCTCCAGCGAGCGCAAGCAGCGCCTGAAGGGCGAACGCCGCGACTACCTCCGCTATCTGGCGCAGACCCGCAAGCGGGTCCGTGCCACGATCGTAGAGCAGCAGCGTGCGCTCGCCTGGCGCCACCCGGACCCCGCCTCGCTGCGCTCGCTGGCCCGCACCTCGCGGCTGTGGGAGCGCCGTCCGACCGACGAGGACTTCGGCGAGGCCCGACTCGCGGTCGGCGAGCAGCAGCTCGCGCTCACCCTGCAACCGGTCTCCACCCGACCGGTGGAGGACCTCGAACCGCTCTGCGCCCACGCCCTGCGCCGCTTCATCCGCGCCTACTCCACCGTCCCCGAACAGCCCCTCGGCCTCTATCTGCGCTCCTCGGCCCGGATCCTGCTGCGCCCCGAGGAGACTCCGGGCCGGGCGACCGCCGAGCCGGTCGTCCCGCCGGCCGGGGAGCCCGGCGGGGCCCGGGCCGAGGGCGGCGCCCCGGTGGAGGACCCGACCGACGCCGTACGCGCTCTCGTGCGCGCCGCGCTCGGCCAGCTCGCGGTGTTCCACGCGCCCGAGGAGCTGTGGATCGCGGTCTGTGTCAGTGACGAGCGGCGGCCCGACTGGGAGTGGGTCAAGTGGCTGCCGCACGCGCTGCACCCGCACGAGGAGGACGGCGCGGGTCAGGTCCGCCGGATCACCGCCGACCTCACCGAGCTGGACGACCTGCTCGGCGCCGAGTTCGCCGAGCGTCCCGGCTTCGACGCGGATGCCCGCCCCGGTCGTGACGAGCCCTACACCGTCGTCGTCCTGGACGGCGTCACCGTCCCCGAGGGCCATCGCTGGGAGGGGCACGGCTACCGCAACGCCGTGGTCCTCGACGTCTCCGGGGCGCTGCGCTGGCGGCCCGGCCGCAACACGCTGCGGCTGACCGTCGGTCCCGACCGGGTGAGCCTGGTGCGCACCGACCGCAGCCGCAAGGAGCGTTCCGTGCCGCTCGGCCGCCCGGACCGGCTCGGCCCGCTCGCCGCGGAGTCGCTGGCCCGGCTGCTCACCTCCCGCCGGATCAGTCTGGGCACCGACATCGCGCAGCCGCTGGACAGCGACGTCGAACTGACCACCCTGCTCGGCATCCCCGACCTGCACCGGCACGACCCGGCCACGCTCTTCGCCCGGCACACCGGCGCCGCGCGGCTGCGGGTTCCGGTCGCGGTCGGTGTGGACGGCCGCCCGGTGGAACTCGACATCAAGGAGTCCGCGCAGGGCGGCATGGGCCCCCACGGCATGCTCATCGGCGCCACCGGTTCCGGCAAGAGCGAGCTCCTGCGCACCCTCGTCCTCGGCCTCGCGCTGACCAACTCCTCCGAGACCCTCAACTTCGTCCTGGTCGACTTCAAGGGCGGCGCCACCTTCCTGGGTCTGGAGGAACTCCCGCACACCTCCGCCGTCATCACCAACCTGGCCGACGAAGTGGCGCTGGTGGAGCGCATGCAGGATGCCCTGCACGGCGAACTCATGCGTCGCCAGGAGCTGTTGCGCTCGGCCGGCAACTACACCTCCGCCCTGGAGTACGAGCGGGCCCGCGCCGCGGGGGCCGACCTCATTCCGCTGCCGAGCCTGTTCGTGGTGGTCGACGAGTTCAGCGAGCTCCTCTCCACGCACCGGGAGTTCATGGACCTGTTCGTGATGATCGGCCGCCTCGGCCGCTCCCTCGGGGTGCACCTGCTGCTCGCCTCGCAGCGCCTGGACGAGGGCCGCATGCACCACTTGGAGAGCCACCTGTCGTACCGGGTCGGCCTGCGCACCTTCTCCGCCATGGAGAGCCGCGGCGTGCTCGGTGTGCCGGACGCCTATGAGCTCCCGGCCCAGCCCGGCAGCGGCTATCTGAAGTCCGGTGTGGAGTCACTGACCCGCTTCCGGGCGGCCTACTCCTCCGGCACCTACCGGCGTCGCACCGGCGCGGTGGTGCAGGCACGGGTGGCCAGCCAGGTGGTGCCGTGGACCAGCGGCTGGGTGGTGCCGCGCACGCTGGAGGCGGCGCCCGAACCGGAGCCGGAGACCGAGGAGAGCGAGGAGGACGAGGAGACGCTGCTCGCCGTGGCCCTCGACCGGCTGCGCGACTCGGGCCCCGCCGCCCACCAGGTGTGGCTGCCTCCGCTGGACGAGCCGTCCCCGCTGGACGCCCTGCTGCCCGGCATCGCTCCGGACCCCGAGCGCGGCCTCACCGCTACCGGCTGGTCCGGCACCGGCAAGTTGCGGGTTCCGGTCGGCCTGGTGGACAAGCCCTTCGAGCAGCGCCGCGACCCGCTGATCGTGGACCTGTCCGGGGCAGGCGGCCACGTCGCCATCGCGGGCGGTTCGCAGAGCGGCAAGTCCACGCTCACCCGCACCCTGATCGGCGCCCTCGCCCTCACCCACACCCCCGCCGAGATCCAGTTCTACTGCCTGGACTTCGGCGGCGGCGGCCTCTCGCAGCTCGCCGCGCTGCCGCACGTGGGCGGCGTCGCGGCGCGGCTCAACCCGGAGCGGGTGCACCGGGCGGTCGCCGAGGTGATGACGCTGCTCGCCCGGCGCGAGCAGTTCTTCGTGGACCACACCATCGACTCCATGCAGTCCTACCGCCGCCGCAGGGCAGCCGGGGAGTTCCCCGACGAGCCGTTCGGTGATGTGTTCATGGTGGTCGACGGCTGGTCGACGGTCCGCCAGGACTACGACGACCTGATCCCGAAGTTCAACGAACTGGCCGCCCGCGGCCTCAACTACGGCATCCACCTGCTCATCACCACGACCCGCTGGGTGGAGCTGTCCGCGCAGGTGCGCGACCAGTCCGCCACCCGCCTGGAACTGCGGATGGGTGACCCGATGGACTCCGAGATCGACACCCGCAAGGCCCGCTCGGTGCCGCGCAGCGGCGGTCGCGGCATCACCGCCGACAGCAAGATGCACTTCCTCGCCGGCCTGCCCCGGCTGGACGGCAGCGGTTCCCTCGAGGACCTCGGCGAGGGCGTCGCCCACCTGGTCACCGAGGTCGCCCGGCACTGGTCCGGCGCACCGGCCCCGCAGGTGCGGATGCTGCCGCACCGGCTCCCGCTCGCCGAACTCCCCGCGCCCGAGTCCACCGAGGGCGGCGGCATGCGCCTGCCTCTCGGTATCGACCAGGACGCCCTGGAACCGGTCTGGCACGACTTCAGCCGCACCCCGCACCTGATCGTGGTCGGCGACACCGAGAGCGGCAAGACCAACCTGCTGCGCGGCATCACCGCGGGCATCACCGCCCGCTACTCCCCCGCCGAGGCGAAGATCATCGTGGTGGACTACCGCCGCACCCTGGTGGACACCGTCCCCGAGGAGTACCGCATCGGGCACGTGATCTCCCTGGACAACCTCAAGGAGACCATCGAGGGCGCGGCCAGGGCGATGAAGACCCGCGTCCCCGGCGCCGACATCGCCCCCAGCCGCATGCGCAAGTGCGACTGGTGGACCGGCCCGCGTCTGTTCATCCTGATCGACGACTACGACATGGTCTCCGGCAGCTCGTTCCAGAGCCCCATGGAGCCGCTCTTCGAGTACCTGACGCTCGGCTTCGAGATGGGCCTGCACCTGGTGGTCGCCCGCAGTGCCATGGGCGCCGGCCGCGGCCTCAGCGACGGACTCATCCGCCGCCTCGACGAGGCCAACAACCCCGCCGTCCTCCTCTCCTGCCCGCCCACGGAGGGCCGTCTCTTCGGCAACGCGAAGCCCCGGAACCTCCCTCCGGGCCGAGCGCTGCACATCGCCCGTCGCCGGGCGAAGCTGATGCAGACGGCACTGGTGGAGGAGCCCCAGGGCCAGGCGGACTGA